The window GGTGTTCATGGATGTGCTGGGAGTGGGTGTGCTGATCACCGGCGAATCCGGCCTGGGCAAGAGCGAACTGGGCCTGGAACTGATCTCGCGCAGTCACGGCCTGGTGGCCGATGATGCGGTCGAATTCGCCCGCATCGCTCCCAACATGATCGAGGGCCGCTGCCCGCCGCTGCTGGCCAACCTGCTGGAAGTGCGCGGCCTGGGTCTGCTGGACATCAAGGCCATCTTCGGCGAGACCGCCGTGCGCCGCAAGATGCGCCTCAAGCTGATCGTCCACCTGGTCCGCCGCAGCACCCTGGAAGAGAACTACGAACGCCTGCCGCTGGATGCGCAATATGAAGAAGTGCTGGGCCTGCCCATCCGCAAGGTGGTCATCCCCGTGGCGGCGGGCCGCAACATCGCGGTGCTGCTGGAAGCCGCCGTGCGCAACACCATCCTGCAACTGCGCGGCATCGATACCCTCAAGGAATTCATCGAGCGCCAGCGGCGCGCCATGAACGGCGAATAAGCGCCCTCGATATCCCGTCCGCCGGGAATGGATGCGCGCTCTGCGAGCAGCTTGCGCAATGCGTTATTATTGTCGGCATGCGAATCGTTCTGATCACCGGCATCTCCGGCTCCGGCAAATCGGTAGCACTGCATGTGCTCGAAGACGCCGGCTATTTCTGCGTCGACAACCTGCCACCGTCCCTGCTGTGCGACCTGGTGCAGACCCGCATCCAGGAAGGCGCCAGCAGGCTGGCCGTGGCCACCGATGCGCGCAGCGCCGATTCCCTGGCCACCCTGCGCCACGACATCGACCAGTTGCGCGCCGACGGCCACGACGTCAAGGTCTTCTTCCTGACCGCCTCCAGCGAAACCCTGATCACCCGCTTTTCCGAGACCCGTCGCAGCCACCCGCTGTCACACCGCCTGCTGCCGGGCGGCAATCCCAGCGACCGCCTGACGCTGTCCGAATGCATCGAACTCGAGAAGGAAATGCTGGCCGACATGCAGGAGATCGGGCTGGTGATGGATACCTCGCAGTTGAGTTCCAACAAGCTGCGCGGCTGGATCAAGGACCTGGTGGACCTGGAGCGCTCGCCGCTGACGCTGCTCATCGAATCCTTCGCCTTCAAGCACGGCCTTCCACTGGATGCCGACCTGGTCTTCGACGTGCGCATGCTGCCCAATCCGCACTATGACCTGGCGCTACGCCCCTTGACCGGACGCGACCAGCCGGTCATCGATTTCCTCGATGCCGATGCCGAGGTGGCGGAGATGTTCAACGATATCCGTCGCTTCGTGGAAAAGTGGCTGCCGTCCTTCAAGGGCGACAACCGCAGCTACCTGACCGTGGCCATCGGCTGCACCGGCGGCCAGCACCGTTCGGTCTACCTGGCCGAGCGCCTGGCCAGCCATTTCCGCGCCACCGAACAGGTGGTGTGCCGCCACCGCCAGCTAGACCGTCGCCAGCAGGTCGTCGCTGCGCAAAGCCCCCAGCAGTAGTTTCTTGACCGGGGCCGGCAGGGGCGCCTCGCCCAGCCGCGCCACCGGATACCAGACCAGTGCGCCCTCGGCGATGCGCTGGCTGCGGCTCTGCATGGCGACCTGGAACGGCGCCACATGCAGCTTGAAGTGGGTGAAGACGTGCGAGAACGGTTGCAGCTTGCGGCAACCCTGCAGCTCGCCGTAGGGGGCCACCAGCGTGCGCACGGCAGTATCGAACTGCGCCGCACCACCCACGGCGATCTCGGGCAGCGACAACAGCCCGCCCCAGATGCCACTGTCAGGACGCTGCTCCAGCAAGACATCCTCGCCATGGGTGATGACCAGCATCACCGTCTCTCTTTCCGGGACCGCCTTCTTGGGCTTGCTGACCGGCAGTTCGGCCACGCGGTCCTGCGCCAGCGCCACGCAGCGCCCGGCCAGCGGACAGCGCTCGCAGGCCGGCTTGCCGCGCACGCACAGGGTTGCGCCCAGGTCCATCAGGCCTTGCGTATAGGATTCGATATCCTGGTCGGGCAGCAAGGCCACGGCCCGCAGCCAGAGCTTGTCTTCAATGGGCTTGGCGCCCGGATAACCATCAATGCCGAACACCCGCGCAAAGACGCGCTTGACGTTGCCGTCCAGGATGGCGGCGCGCCGCCCATAGGAAAACGCCGCAATGGCCGCCGCCGTGGAACGGCCGATGCCGGGCAGGTCGGCCAGCAGGTCGGG is drawn from Herbaspirillum seropedicae and contains these coding sequences:
- the rapZ gene encoding RNase adapter RapZ, giving the protein MRIVLITGISGSGKSVALHVLEDAGYFCVDNLPPSLLCDLVQTRIQEGASRLAVATDARSADSLATLRHDIDQLRADGHDVKVFFLTASSETLITRFSETRRSHPLSHRLLPGGNPSDRLTLSECIELEKEMLADMQEIGLVMDTSQLSSNKLRGWIKDLVDLERSPLTLLIESFAFKHGLPLDADLVFDVRMLPNPHYDLALRPLTGRDQPVIDFLDADAEVAEMFNDIRRFVEKWLPSFKGDNRSYLTVAIGCTGGQHRSVYLAERLASHFRATEQVVCRHRQLDRRQQVVAAQSPQQ
- the hprK gene encoding HPr(Ser) kinase/phosphatase, yielding MPTYSALSIQQLYEENRESLQLGWFAGFPGGERLISGDAVSASDQVGHLNLIHPGRIQVFGHQEIEYYDRLSNTSRAYQTAELVTGEPPAFIIAQGLSTPPDILAVCDEKNIPLFSTPLPAAQVIDYLRVYLSKKLAQQITMHGVFMDVLGVGVLITGESGLGKSELGLELISRSHGLVADDAVEFARIAPNMIEGRCPPLLANLLEVRGLGLLDIKAIFGETAVRRKMRLKLIVHLVRRSTLEENYERLPLDAQYEEVLGLPIRKVVIPVAAGRNIAVLLEAAVRNTILQLRGIDTLKEFIERQRRAMNGE
- the mutY gene encoding A/G-specific adenine glycosylase — protein: MKGVVESRRKAPASAEAGQYEDPSFSAAVIAWQKQHGRHKLPWQNTRDAYRVWLSEIMLQQTQVAAVIPYYQRFLERCPDVFALAAAPSEDVMALWSGLGYYTRARNLHKCAQRVVEQYGGRFPDDPDLLADLPGIGRSTAAAIAAFSYGRRAAILDGNVKRVFARVFGIDGYPGAKPIEDKLWLRAVALLPDQDIESYTQGLMDLGATLCVRGKPACERCPLAGRCVALAQDRVAELPVSKPKKAVPERETVMLVITHGEDVLLEQRPDSGIWGGLLSLPEIAVGGAAQFDTAVRTLVAPYGELQGCRKLQPFSHVFTHFKLHVAPFQVAMQSRSQRIAEGALVWYPVARLGEAPLPAPVKKLLLGALRSDDLLATV